From one Rhizobium rosettiformans genomic stretch:
- a CDS encoding ABC transporter ATP-binding protein, which produces MAPIISINSLSKTYSNGFKALDSVSFDIEEGEILALLGPNGAGKTTLISIICGMTNPTGGQVTVSGHDVVKDFRKTRAEIGLVPQELTTDMFETVFNTVSFSRGLHGKKPDPAYIDQILRDLSLYEKRDNALRELSGGMKRRVLIAKALSHQPRILFLDEPTAGVDVALRKDMWQLVERLRKTGVTIILTTHYIEEAQGIADRVGVINRGKLLLVEEKNTLMRKLGRKQMTITLTEPIQAIPAELAGYLLALGEDGRELVYDYELGSEDGEIARLLAAIDAAGLKFGDVSTRQTSLEDIFVSLIGEAA; this is translated from the coding sequence ATGGCTCCCATTATTTCCATCAATTCTCTCTCCAAGACCTATTCCAACGGTTTCAAGGCGCTCGATAGTGTCAGTTTCGACATTGAAGAAGGCGAGATCCTCGCGCTTCTCGGTCCCAATGGCGCTGGCAAGACGACGCTGATCTCGATCATCTGCGGCATGACCAATCCCACCGGGGGTCAGGTGACCGTGTCGGGGCATGACGTGGTCAAGGACTTTCGCAAGACCCGGGCCGAGATCGGTCTGGTGCCGCAGGAACTGACGACCGACATGTTCGAGACGGTGTTCAACACCGTCAGTTTCTCGCGGGGCCTGCACGGCAAGAAGCCCGATCCCGCCTATATCGACCAGATCCTTAGGGATCTCAGCCTCTACGAGAAACGCGACAATGCGCTTCGCGAATTGTCGGGTGGCATGAAGCGGCGGGTGTTGATCGCCAAGGCGCTGTCGCACCAGCCGCGCATCCTCTTTCTCGACGAGCCCACAGCCGGCGTCGATGTGGCGCTGCGCAAGGACATGTGGCAGCTCGTCGAACGGCTGCGCAAGACGGGCGTGACCATCATCCTCACCACCCACTACATCGAGGAAGCGCAGGGGATCGCGGATCGTGTCGGCGTCATCAACCGTGGCAAGCTGCTGCTGGTCGAAGAGAAGAATACGCTGATGCGCAAGCTCGGGCGCAAGCAGATGACGATCACACTCACCGAACCCATCCAGGCGATACCGGCAGAGCTTGCCGGCTATTTGCTCGCACTCGGCGAAGACGGGCGTGAACTCGTCTACGACTATGAACTCGGAAGCGAAGACGGGGAGATCGCACGGCTTTTGGCGGCGATCGATGCCGCCGGCCTGAAGTTTGGCGATGTCTCCACACGTCAGACGTCTCTGGAAGACATCTTCGTCTCGCTGATCGGAGAGGCTGCATGA
- a CDS encoding diguanylate cyclase, which produces MRHRLENDFFCQVTQCASADVFRDVMRAGDTFDVAVVDLNLPGASDGEILDAVIAQGIPAVVFTADFNRDLRERLLQKGVADYHVKNNEGAIDLVVSSVLRLLGNRQVGVLVVDDLPSARAMLADLLRVQKFQVYEAATGYQAMDILARQPHIELVITDYNMPDMDGYELTRRIRRDHNSDRLRIIGISSSADRLLSASFLKAGANDFVYRPYVIEELQCRIQHNIETLAQLRQLRVAAFSDYLTGLPNRRYFFDEGPAQVAGRLERDEPCCIAMLDIDHFKKLNDTYGHEIGDRVLQAVGAKLARRLDGSGHLLARLGGEEFSVLMLGLDVEKGSALCETLRREIENLRVALDDQDINVTISIGLAEIAGRESFSNYLAAADQLLYLAKSYGRNRVYSETMLS; this is translated from the coding sequence ATGCGTCACCGATTGGAAAACGACTTCTTCTGCCAGGTGACCCAATGCGCCTCGGCAGACGTCTTTCGCGACGTGATGCGCGCCGGCGACACGTTCGACGTCGCCGTTGTCGATCTCAATCTGCCCGGTGCATCGGACGGCGAAATCCTTGATGCCGTGATCGCTCAAGGAATTCCGGCGGTCGTGTTCACTGCCGACTTCAATCGTGACCTTCGCGAGCGTCTGCTGCAGAAGGGCGTCGCCGATTACCACGTCAAGAATAATGAAGGCGCGATCGATCTTGTCGTCTCGTCCGTCCTGCGCCTCCTTGGCAATCGACAGGTCGGCGTGCTCGTCGTCGACGACCTGCCTTCAGCCCGGGCGATGCTGGCCGATCTCCTGCGTGTGCAGAAATTCCAGGTCTACGAGGCGGCCACCGGATATCAGGCCATGGATATCCTCGCGCGCCAGCCGCATATCGAGCTCGTGATCACCGATTACAACATGCCCGACATGGACGGCTATGAACTGACACGCCGGATCCGTCGCGATCACAACAGCGACCGTCTCAGGATCATCGGCATTTCCTCGTCCGCCGACCGCCTACTGTCGGCAAGCTTCCTCAAGGCCGGGGCGAACGACTTCGTCTATCGTCCCTATGTCATCGAGGAGCTGCAGTGCCGTATCCAGCACAATATCGAAACACTTGCGCAGCTTCGGCAGCTCCGCGTGGCCGCCTTCAGCGATTATCTCACGGGCCTGCCCAATCGTCGCTACTTCTTCGATGAGGGACCAGCGCAAGTGGCAGGACGGCTTGAGCGGGACGAGCCGTGCTGTATCGCCATGCTCGACATCGATCATTTCAAGAAGCTCAACGACACCTATGGTCATGAAATCGGCGACCGGGTTCTGCAGGCGGTCGGTGCCAAGCTCGCGCGCCGGCTCGACGGCAGCGGACACCTTCTGGCCCGGCTCGGTGGCGAGGAGTTCAGCGTCTTGATGTTGGGCCTCGATGTCGAAAAGGGATCAGCGCTCTGCGAGACGTTGCGGCGCGAGATCGAAAACCTGCGGGTGGCACTCGACGACCAGGATATCAATGTGACCATCTCGATCGGGCTTGCGGAAATCGCCGGACGGGAGAGTTTCAGCAACTATCTCGCAGCGGCCGACCAGTTGCTTTACCTCGCGAAGAGCTACGGCCGGAACCGTGTCTATTCCGAGACCATGCTTTCCTGA
- a CDS encoding response regulator: protein MAVLGISGMQYSGETFPDVRIVLGEDSNVFTQMISQRLKELMGVDIEICRTFEDLQMANELSQEPVVLAISNINLPGAENGEALEYLIDCNIPTVVFTGTFQDEMREKLLAKDIVDYILKDNVFAVEMLAESVYRFLTNHRHHVLIVDDSPTARALLSSRLRRYNFRVSLAESGAKAIEILKANPDIGLVVTDYNMPDIDGFELTRRIRSVRGSHELRIIGVSSSTNRLLSARFLKVGGNDFMLRPFIDEEFYCRVNQNLDTLVQIKAAQARKK from the coding sequence ATGGCAGTTCTCGGCATTTCTGGAATGCAGTATTCGGGAGAGACGTTCCCCGATGTTCGGATCGTTCTCGGTGAGGACTCCAATGTCTTCACGCAGATGATCAGTCAGCGCCTGAAGGAGCTGATGGGTGTCGACATCGAGATATGCCGCACGTTCGAGGACTTGCAGATGGCCAATGAGCTGTCGCAGGAGCCGGTGGTTCTGGCGATCTCGAACATCAACCTGCCGGGCGCCGAAAACGGCGAAGCGCTGGAATACCTGATCGACTGCAACATCCCGACCGTGGTCTTCACGGGCACGTTCCAGGATGAGATGCGCGAAAAGCTGCTCGCCAAGGACATTGTCGACTACATCCTCAAGGACAATGTCTTCGCCGTCGAAATGTTGGCGGAGTCGGTCTATCGCTTTCTGACCAACCACCGTCACCACGTGCTGATCGTCGACGACAGTCCGACCGCACGCGCCCTTCTGTCCAGCCGCCTGCGCCGCTACAATTTCCGCGTCAGCCTTGCCGAGAGTGGCGCCAAGGCGATCGAGATCCTGAAGGCCAATCCGGATATCGGCCTCGTGGTCACCGACTACAACATGCCCGATATCGACGGTTTCGAGCTGACGCGACGCATCCGTTCAGTGCGCGGGTCGCATGAGCTGCGAATCATCGGCGTCTCGTCATCGACCAACCGACTGCTGTCGGCCCGCTTCCTGAAGGTTGGCGGAAACGACTTCATGCTGCGTCCGTTTATCGACGAAGAGTTCTACTGCCGCGTGAATCAGAACCTGGACACGCTTGTTCAGATTAAAGCGGCGCAAGCCCGCAAAAAATAG
- a CDS encoding mechanosensitive ion channel family protein encodes MIRFRSIYFAVTLCLLAAGSSFLLSPGVGQAQNTDAAPAVTEPAPVEAPEGPQLQPETLAPTAAPAAAPVAPPPQRDEQIVAAERRVEEARTRLTGLREQVEKNLQEDGVLADLKVKADALVREALAITVDLRPRIDAIQGRLTELGAPPAEGQPAESASVAEERSRLNAARAEVNALTGQAEDLSIEAKTLSDRISDTRRALFTSRLLEHTDINGSVLEDALQSFSADVERVQRSILSWLTFVFKFKALPLAIAVLLSMALASLILFVEYRLFGRINRRDLSIESPSYLSRFSVAFFSTILPSLALSFFLASTYFLLDTFNVLRTDIAPIIASVFALIGLVFFVMAISRAVLAPAAPHWRLVKLSNKGARDLSIAIFLMALVNGLDYVVSVMNESYSSPVVLTVMRSFASSVVIGLLLFFMSFLRPVLAESGDPAVRGRPWPRAVAITLRIVGAVLILAAAIGYVGLARFLATQIVLTGAVLATMYIGILTGKAISAPNQFGETRVGQFIGRRFRLSAVGLDQSGIGAGLIIYAFALVTGIPLILMSWGFQPRDLQLWLFNLFTEINVGTIRISIFGILGGILLFAAGLVVTRWFQKWLDGNVMARSHIDGGVRNSVKTGVGYLGTGIAGIIGISAAGIDLSSLALVAGALSLGIGFGLQNIVSNFVSGLILLVERPFKVGDHVITGVNEGIVKRISVRATEIETFRRQSIIVPNSELINSPLGNWTHRNRMQRSEVPVSVAYDADPQEVIDVLLAVVNERSDVLRNPEPHVEFLRFGASSLDFELRFHLADIANGLRVRNEVRIEILRRFRARDIVMPYPHQDVMLHIQEHDRQALVRRKTRADDRPELAEELSPAPDDDKLLP; translated from the coding sequence TTGATCCGATTCCGTTCGATTTATTTCGCTGTCACGCTCTGCCTTCTGGCGGCGGGGTCTTCTTTCCTGCTTTCGCCAGGCGTTGGCCAAGCACAGAACACCGATGCTGCGCCGGCGGTGACTGAGCCGGCTCCGGTCGAAGCGCCCGAGGGGCCGCAGCTGCAACCGGAGACATTGGCGCCGACTGCGGCCCCGGCTGCCGCCCCGGTCGCACCGCCGCCACAACGCGATGAGCAGATCGTCGCTGCCGAGCGGCGCGTCGAAGAGGCTCGGACACGGCTGACCGGCCTGCGCGAGCAGGTCGAGAAAAACCTGCAGGAAGACGGCGTCCTTGCAGACCTGAAGGTGAAGGCCGACGCGCTGGTGCGGGAGGCGCTGGCTATTACCGTCGATTTGCGTCCGCGGATCGATGCCATTCAGGGTCGGTTGACGGAATTGGGCGCGCCGCCCGCCGAGGGGCAGCCGGCCGAAAGCGCGAGCGTCGCTGAGGAGAGGTCGCGGCTCAACGCCGCGCGGGCGGAAGTGAATGCGCTCACCGGTCAGGCCGAAGACCTGTCGATCGAGGCTAAGACACTGTCCGACCGGATCTCTGACACACGCCGTGCGCTCTTCACCAGCCGGCTGCTTGAGCATACCGACATCAATGGTAGCGTGCTTGAGGATGCGCTCCAGTCCTTCTCGGCCGATGTCGAGCGGGTTCAACGGAGCATCCTGAGTTGGCTGACCTTCGTCTTCAAGTTCAAGGCCTTGCCGCTGGCCATCGCGGTGCTTCTCTCTATGGCGCTCGCTTCGCTGATCTTGTTTGTCGAGTACCGGCTGTTCGGGCGGATCAACAGGCGTGACCTGTCCATCGAATCGCCCTCTTATCTCAGCCGTTTCTCGGTTGCCTTCTTCTCGACGATCCTGCCGTCCCTGGCACTCAGCTTCTTTCTGGCTTCCACCTATTTCCTGCTCGATACGTTCAATGTGCTGAGAACCGACATCGCTCCGATCATCGCGTCGGTCTTTGCCTTGATCGGTCTTGTCTTTTTCGTCATGGCGATTTCAAGAGCGGTGCTTGCGCCGGCGGCGCCCCATTGGCGGCTGGTCAAGCTTTCAAACAAGGGTGCACGAGACCTCAGCATCGCAATCTTCCTGATGGCGCTCGTCAACGGCCTCGACTATGTCGTGTCCGTCATGAACGAGAGCTACAGCTCGCCGGTCGTGCTGACCGTGATGCGCAGCTTTGCCTCCTCCGTGGTCATCGGCCTGCTGCTCTTCTTCATGTCCTTCCTGCGGCCGGTGCTGGCCGAGTCAGGCGATCCCGCAGTCCGGGGACGGCCCTGGCCACGGGCGGTGGCCATCACGCTTCGGATTGTCGGTGCCGTCCTGATCCTTGCGGCGGCCATCGGCTATGTCGGGCTCGCGCGCTTCCTCGCGACCCAGATCGTGCTCACGGGCGCGGTTCTGGCAACGATGTATATCGGTATCCTGACCGGCAAGGCGATCTCCGCGCCCAATCAGTTTGGGGAAACAAGGGTCGGCCAGTTCATCGGACGCCGATTCCGCCTCTCGGCCGTTGGCCTCGACCAGAGCGGCATCGGCGCCGGTCTGATCATCTACGCCTTTGCGCTGGTGACCGGCATTCCGCTCATCCTGATGTCCTGGGGCTTCCAGCCGCGCGATCTGCAGCTCTGGCTCTTCAACCTGTTCACCGAGATCAATGTCGGCACAATCCGCATCTCGATCTTCGGAATCCTCGGCGGTATCCTGCTGTTCGCTGCCGGTCTAGTCGTGACGCGCTGGTTCCAGAAATGGCTGGACGGCAATGTCATGGCGCGCAGCCATATCGACGGCGGCGTGCGCAATTCGGTGAAGACCGGTGTGGGTTATCTCGGTACCGGCATTGCCGGCATCATCGGCATTTCCGCAGCCGGTATTGATCTCTCAAGCCTGGCGCTTGTTGCCGGTGCACTCTCCCTCGGTATCGGCTTTGGCCTGCAGAACATCGTCTCAAACTTCGTCTCCGGCCTGATCCTGCTGGTCGAGCGGCCCTTCAAGGTCGGCGACCACGTGATAACCGGGGTCAATGAAGGCATCGTCAAGCGGATCTCGGTGCGCGCGACCGAAATCGAGACCTTCCGGCGGCAGTCGATCATCGTGCCGAATTCCGAGCTCATCAACTCGCCGCTCGGCAACTGGACGCATCGCAACCGCATGCAGCGCTCCGAAGTGCCGGTCAGTGTGGCCTACGATGCGGATCCGCAGGAGGTGATCGACGTGCTCCTGGCCGTGGTCAACGAGCGGTCCGACGTCCTGCGCAATCCCGAGCCGCATGTGGAGTTCCTTCGTTTCGGTGCATCCTCGCTCGATTTCGAACTGCGCTTTCATCTCGCTGACATTGCCAACGGTCTGCGGGTGCGTAACGAAGTCCGTATCGAGATCCTCAGGCGTTTCCGCGCCCGCGATATTGTCATGCCTTACCCGCACCAGGACGTCATGCTGCATATCCAGGAGCATGACCGGCAAGCTCTTGTCCGGCGCAAGACCCGGGCGGACGATCGTCCCGAACTCGCAGAGGAATTGTCTCCAGCGCCGGATGATGACAAACTCCTGCCATGA
- the hutX gene encoding heme utilization cystosolic carrier protein HutX, with translation MDTLTQSNGDRRERSLAALAEKPDGVIEQIAAKAEVTPAEVLAILPDGAAVVVPSEKWEPIWKDLTSWGEILMIVHTDDIVLEVEGSLPEGSEGHGWFNIHGDSPIGGHIRKERCVSIAFVDRGFHGRRSCSVWFMNADGKAMFKVFVRRDKERNLLEDQVARFEALRQTVA, from the coding sequence ATGGACACGTTGACGCAAAGCAACGGTGACAGACGCGAGCGGTCGCTGGCGGCGCTCGCCGAAAAGCCTGACGGCGTGATCGAACAGATCGCCGCCAAGGCTGAGGTGACGCCTGCCGAAGTGCTCGCCATCCTGCCGGACGGGGCCGCCGTGGTGGTGCCCTCCGAGAAGTGGGAGCCGATCTGGAAGGACCTAACCTCCTGGGGCGAGATCCTGATGATCGTCCACACTGACGACATCGTGCTCGAGGTCGAAGGCAGTCTTCCCGAAGGCAGCGAAGGGCATGGCTGGTTCAACATCCATGGCGACAGTCCGATCGGCGGTCACATCCGCAAAGAACGTTGTGTCTCGATCGCTTTCGTCGATCGCGGCTTCCATGGGCGCCGGTCTTGTTCCGTCTGGTTCATGAATGCTGACGGAAAGGCCATGTTCAAGGTCTTCGTCCGTCGCGACAAGGAGCGCAATCTCCTGGAAGATCAGGTCGCCCGCTTCGAAGCTTTGCGACAGACCGTCGCCTGA
- a CDS encoding antibiotic biosynthesis monooxygenase family protein has product MYIAMNRFRVVPGFEEAFENQWKAREGRLAEMPGYIEFHMLKGPKAEDHTLYASHTVWETHGHFVAWTKSEQFRAAHARAGESKVQYLSGPHFEGFDVIIHEDRSGKRSASEAA; this is encoded by the coding sequence ATGTACATCGCCATGAACCGTTTTCGCGTCGTCCCGGGCTTCGAGGAAGCCTTTGAGAACCAGTGGAAGGCCCGCGAAGGCCGGCTTGCTGAAATGCCGGGTTACATCGAATTCCACATGCTGAAGGGTCCGAAGGCCGAAGACCATACGCTGTATGCCTCGCATACCGTCTGGGAGACCCATGGCCATTTCGTCGCCTGGACGAAGTCTGAGCAGTTCCGCGCCGCGCATGCACGTGCCGGCGAGAGCAAGGTGCAGTATCTCTCCGGCCCGCATTTCGAGGGCTTCGACGTCATCATTCATGAAGACCGCTCGGGCAAGCGCTCGGCTTCCGAAGCCGCGTGA
- a CDS encoding heme/hemin ABC transporter substrate-binding protein: MLSLRPSRRKLLSALAFALSLPLVLPQTAVAKDAQRIVAIGGTVTEIIYALGEGDRVVAVDTTSLYPPEATAKPDIGYVRQVSAEGVLSQRPDLIIAEAGAGPVDSINILKASGLSFVSIPSPPETSAIPDKIRAIGQAIGRAEKAEALATSVEASLKAIEDKVKASTGPKKKVLFALSLANGRVMAAGSESSADAMIRLAGGENAVSTISGYKPLTDEAVIAAAPDVILVMSGGAQHLTAEKAFELPALAATPAGANKAFLTMDGLYLLGLGPRAADAARDLNAMLYPEGQ; the protein is encoded by the coding sequence ATGTTGTCCCTTCGCCCATCCCGCCGCAAGCTCCTCTCCGCCCTCGCCTTCGCCCTGTCCTTGCCGCTCGTTCTGCCACAGACGGCTGTGGCCAAGGATGCCCAGCGGATCGTCGCGATCGGCGGCACTGTGACGGAGATCATCTATGCGCTCGGCGAGGGTGACAGGGTGGTCGCCGTCGACACGACAAGCCTCTATCCGCCGGAAGCAACCGCAAAGCCTGACATCGGCTATGTCCGCCAGGTCTCGGCCGAAGGCGTCCTTTCCCAGAGACCCGATCTGATCATCGCGGAAGCCGGTGCCGGCCCGGTCGACTCGATCAATATCCTCAAGGCGAGCGGCCTCAGCTTCGTCAGCATCCCCTCGCCGCCCGAGACATCGGCGATCCCCGACAAGATCCGCGCTATCGGCCAAGCAATCGGCCGCGCCGAAAAGGCGGAGGCACTGGCGACATCGGTTGAAGCAAGCCTGAAGGCCATCGAAGACAAGGTGAAGGCCTCAACAGGCCCGAAGAAGAAGGTGCTGTTCGCTCTCTCCCTTGCCAATGGCCGCGTCATGGCGGCTGGCAGCGAAAGCTCCGCCGACGCGATGATCCGCCTTGCCGGCGGCGAAAACGCGGTCTCAACCATCTCTGGATACAAGCCGCTGACCGACGAAGCGGTGATCGCCGCAGCCCCCGACGTTATCCTGGTGATGAGCGGCGGCGCACAGCATCTGACGGCCGAAAAGGCCTTTGAGCTCCCTGCCCTTGCAGCAACCCCGGCCGGCGCGAACAAGGCCTTCCTCACCATGGACGGCCTCTATCTCCTCGGTCTCGGACCGCGTGCTGCCGACGCCGCCCGTGACCTGAACGCCATGCTCTATCCGGAAGGGCAGTAA
- a CDS encoding FecCD family ABC transporter permease: protein MSTLGRRDGDRSALGFIVLALLAVLLAIAVFVSIVIGPTGVGLPHLVAYLTGDHASMDQQNLIILEAVRLPRTGMGLLIGAALGVSGAMMQGLFRNPLADPGIVGVTSGAALAAVIAIVLGPTLLFPLQVVFGEQFLPLMAFLGGLGNTFLLYVIATRNGQTSTTALILSGIAIAAMTGAATGLLIFIADDRALRDITFWSLGSLSGATTDKIIAILPFVLFVLAIIPFVARGLDALILGDAAAFHMGVPVQRLKRMTILAVAAACGATVAAAGSIGFIGIVVPHLLRLAIGPSHRFLLPASALGGAALLLLADTVARTIAAPAELPIGIITAILGAPVFLMLLLGKQGRQAMEGL, encoded by the coding sequence ATGTCGACCCTCGGCAGACGTGACGGAGATCGCTCTGCTCTCGGGTTTATCGTTCTTGCCCTGCTGGCTGTGTTGCTTGCGATTGCCGTCTTCGTTTCGATCGTGATCGGTCCGACCGGCGTCGGCCTGCCGCATCTGGTCGCCTATCTGACCGGCGATCATGCGAGCATGGATCAGCAGAACCTGATTATCCTCGAAGCCGTGCGCCTTCCACGCACCGGCATGGGCCTCCTGATCGGCGCAGCACTGGGTGTCTCCGGCGCCATGATGCAGGGCCTCTTCCGCAATCCCCTGGCCGACCCCGGCATCGTCGGGGTCACCTCCGGGGCAGCACTTGCCGCCGTGATCGCCATCGTGCTCGGCCCCACCCTCCTCTTTCCGCTGCAGGTCGTCTTCGGCGAACAATTCCTGCCGCTGATGGCTTTCCTCGGTGGCCTCGGCAACACTTTCCTGCTCTACGTCATCGCCACCCGTAACGGCCAGACATCGACGACGGCCCTCATCCTCTCGGGGATTGCGATTGCTGCCATGACTGGGGCTGCCACCGGCCTCCTGATCTTCATCGCCGATGACCGGGCGCTGCGCGACATCACTTTCTGGTCTCTCGGCTCATTGAGCGGCGCGACGACGGACAAGATCATCGCCATCCTGCCCTTTGTTCTCTTCGTGCTGGCGATCATTCCCTTCGTCGCACGCGGATTGGACGCGCTGATCCTCGGCGACGCCGCAGCCTTCCACATGGGCGTGCCCGTGCAGCGGCTGAAGCGCATGACGATCCTCGCCGTGGCAGCCGCCTGCGGTGCCACGGTTGCGGCTGCTGGCTCGATTGGCTTCATCGGCATTGTCGTGCCGCATCTGCTGCGTCTCGCGATCGGACCGTCACATCGCTTCCTGCTGCCGGCTTCCGCGCTCGGCGGGGCAGCCTTGCTGCTTCTCGCTGATACGGTCGCCCGCACCATCGCCGCACCGGCAGAACTGCCGATCGGCATCATCACCGCGATCCTCGGCGCGCCCGTCTTCCTGATGCTTCTACTCGGCAAACAGGGCCGCCAGGCCATGGAGGGATTGTAA
- a CDS encoding heme ABC transporter ATP-binding protein, translating into MIRAHDITISRGGRVLVDKVSLHLEAGKVTVIIGPNGAGKSTLLKTLSGEMRPDHGDILYQDRRIASLSPVELARERAVLPQSTALSFPFTALEVVRMGAVAHGSRDPNVAGRQALIRVGLGGFEGRSYNALSGGEQQRVQLARVLAQMPDPVLDGRPRAIFLDEPTASLDIGHQISVLELARDFARRGGVVLAILHDLNLAAEFADHLAVLHHGKLIREGHPKETIDDETIAHVYGIAGSVGRLPSAAIPYVLPQARFSATR; encoded by the coding sequence ATGATCCGCGCACACGACATCACGATCAGCCGCGGTGGACGCGTTCTCGTCGACAAGGTCAGCCTGCATCTGGAAGCGGGCAAGGTCACCGTGATCATCGGCCCCAACGGGGCGGGCAAGTCCACCCTCTTGAAGACCCTTTCGGGCGAGATGCGCCCCGACCACGGTGACATCCTATACCAGGACCGGCGTATCGCCTCGCTGAGCCCCGTGGAACTCGCGCGAGAGCGGGCAGTGCTGCCGCAATCCACCGCCCTCTCCTTCCCCTTCACGGCGCTTGAGGTGGTGCGCATGGGCGCCGTTGCGCACGGCAGCCGCGATCCTAATGTTGCGGGCCGCCAGGCGCTTATCCGTGTAGGGCTGGGTGGCTTCGAGGGGCGCAGCTACAACGCGCTATCAGGTGGCGAGCAACAGCGCGTGCAGCTGGCCCGCGTCCTGGCACAGATGCCCGATCCTGTTCTTGATGGTCGTCCACGCGCGATCTTCCTCGACGAGCCGACGGCAAGCCTGGATATCGGTCACCAGATCTCGGTTCTTGAGCTCGCCCGTGACTTTGCCCGACGCGGCGGTGTCGTCCTGGCCATCCTGCACGACCTCAACCTCGCCGCTGAATTCGCCGATCACCTGGCCGTCCTCCACCACGGCAAACTGATCCGTGAAGGTCATCCCAAGGAAACGATCGACGACGAGACGATTGCCCATGTCTACGGCATTGCCGGCAGCGTCGGACGGCTGCCAAGTGCTGCGATCCCTTATGTTCTGCCCCAGGCCCGGTTCAGCGCGACACGCTGA